Proteins co-encoded in one uncultured Methanobrevibacter sp. genomic window:
- the pdxS gene encoding pyridoxal 5'-phosphate synthase lyase subunit PdxS codes for MVEKGTKVLKEGFAKMTKGGVIMDVVNAEQAIIAEDAGAVAVMALEKVPADIRAAGGVARMADPTIVEEVVEAVSIPVMAKARIGHIAEAQILETLGVDMIDESEVLTPADEEYHINKKEFTIPFVCGARNLGEALRRIDEGASMIRTKGEPGTGNIVEAVRHMRMVMGEIRTIQGMEEEELWKYARNIEAPIELVKETAELGKLPVVNFAAGGIATPADASLMMQLGSDGIFVGSGIFKSKNPEAFAKAIVEATANYDKPEVLADVSKGLGEAMKGLEMSTLNKSDRMQDRGI; via the coding sequence ATGGTAGAAAAAGGAACAAAAGTGTTAAAAGAAGGTTTTGCAAAAATGACAAAAGGTGGTGTTATTATGGATGTGGTGAATGCTGAACAGGCAATAATTGCAGAAGATGCTGGTGCAGTAGCAGTAATGGCGCTTGAAAAAGTGCCTGCAGACATTCGTGCAGCAGGAGGAGTTGCAAGAATGGCAGATCCTACAATAGTTGAGGAAGTAGTTGAAGCAGTTTCAATTCCGGTAATGGCAAAAGCTAGAATAGGGCATATTGCAGAAGCACAAATCCTTGAAACATTGGGTGTTGACATGATTGATGAAAGTGAAGTATTAACACCTGCTGATGAAGAATATCACATTAACAAAAAAGAATTCACAATACCATTTGTATGCGGAGCACGTAATCTTGGTGAAGCATTAAGAAGAATAGATGAAGGAGCATCAATGATACGTACCAAAGGAGAACCTGGAACCGGAAACATAGTTGAAGCAGTCAGACACATGAGAATGGTGATGGGTGAAATCAGAACAATTCAGGGAATGGAGGAAGAAGAGCTTTGGAAATATGCAAGAAATATTGAAGCACCAATAGAACTTGTAAAAGAAACTGCAGAACTTGGAAAATTACCTGTTGTAAACTTTGCTGCAGGAGGAATTGCCACCCCCGCTGATGCATCATTGATGATGCAATTAGGTTCTGATGGAATTTTTGTAGGATCAGGAATATTCAAGTCTAAAAATCCAGAAGCATTTGCAAAAGCTATTGTTGAAGCAACCGCAAATTATGATAAACCTGAGGTATTGGCTGATGTATCAAAAGGTTTAGGTGAAGCCATGAAAGGACTAGAAATGTCAACATTAAACAAATCCGATAGGATGCAGGATAGAGGAATCTGA
- a CDS encoding DUF4013 domain-containing protein: protein MILDIYKDAFEYSAQDWKTLLILGVICLFSVLLLPIFLITGYNYRVINNAVHGVINGRDSLPKFDEIVNMFVDGIKVAIVQIAYVIVPVIIFLIFMFGASYAVDVAAVALMIIGCLITLVVGVLACLMNQMALCHMAYNDGELSKAFALKEIKEVIDDIGWFKCILTYLGLIIITVVISSVVTAIVGSIFTVLGMSGFLIDATLGGGILFLGMLLNVVVSMFIIGPYLSIFNARSIGLLYTMQIGNSPDVVEE from the coding sequence ATGATTTTAGACATATACAAGGATGCATTTGAGTATTCAGCTCAAGACTGGAAAACATTATTGATATTGGGTGTGATTTGTTTATTCAGTGTATTATTGTTACCAATTTTCTTAATTACTGGATATAATTACAGAGTTATTAATAATGCGGTGCACGGGGTTATCAATGGAAGAGATTCTCTGCCAAAATTTGATGAAATTGTAAATATGTTTGTTGATGGAATAAAAGTCGCAATTGTCCAAATTGCATATGTGATTGTGCCTGTAATAATATTTTTAATATTCATGTTTGGTGCATCATATGCCGTCGATGTTGCAGCTGTTGCATTGATGATTATAGGATGCTTGATTACATTGGTTGTTGGCGTATTGGCATGTTTAATGAATCAAATGGCATTATGTCATATGGCATATAATGATGGTGAATTATCAAAAGCATTTGCATTAAAAGAAATAAAAGAAGTCATTGATGATATCGGCTGGTTTAAGTGTATTCTAACCTATTTGGGATTAATAATCATAACTGTTGTCATTTCATCTGTTGTAACTGCAATTGTTGGGTCAATATTCACAGTATTGGGGATGTCCGGATTCTTGATAGATGCTACCCTGGGAGGAGGAATACTCTTTTTAGGAATGTTGCTTAATGTAGTAGTGTCCATGTTTATTATTGGTCCATATTTGAGCATATTCAATGCAAGATCAATTGGATTATTGTATACCATGCAAATAGGTAATTCACCTGATGTTGTTGAAGAGTAA
- a CDS encoding 50S ribosomal protein L37e produces MSKGTPSMGKKNKKTHIRCRRCGKNTYHIRKKVCASCGFGKSKKIRRYSWQNKKPTTRQRLV; encoded by the coding sequence ATGTCAAAGGGAACTCCATCAATGGGTAAAAAGAATAAAAAGACCCATATCAGATGCAGAAGATGTGGTAAAAACACTTATCACATACGTAAAAAAGTCTGTGCTTCTTGTGGATTCGGTAAATCCAAAAAAATCAGAAGATACAGTTGGCAAAATAAAAAACCAACTACTAGACAAAGATTAGTATAA
- the rnc gene encoding ribonuclease III yields MNLLFEKFGIETENEHIYQVAFTHSSYSTYNGLEYNYERLEFLGDSVLSLLVSKYLFEKYPHYEEGKLTKLRANYVCQNALIYYSHELGLRKYLKVDLEDSFLTENEILSITADIFESFLGAIFVDQGIEFAKDYISKTVFKYIDEERVFFKDYKSAIKEYGDAEGIGISYLVLNEYGLPHDKLFIMAIYVDDEMMGVGKGKSKKEAEQAAAKVAMEKLGVLDE; encoded by the coding sequence ATGAATTTATTATTTGAAAAATTTGGAATTGAAACTGAAAATGAACATATTTATCAAGTTGCTTTCACACATAGTTCCTATTCAACATATAATGGATTAGAATACAATTACGAACGATTGGAATTTTTAGGAGATTCCGTTTTAAGTTTGTTGGTGTCTAAATATTTGTTCGAAAAATACCCTCATTATGAGGAGGGAAAACTTACAAAATTAAGGGCTAATTATGTCTGTCAAAATGCATTAATCTATTATTCCCATGAATTAGGATTAAGAAAGTATCTTAAAGTGGATTTGGAAGATTCATTTTTGACTGAAAATGAGATTTTGTCCATAACTGCAGATATTTTTGAATCATTTTTAGGTGCAATATTCGTAGATCAAGGCATTGAATTTGCTAAAGATTACATCTCCAAAACAGTTTTCAAATATATTGATGAAGAAAGAGTATTTTTCAAAGATTATAAGTCAGCAATAAAAGAATATGGTGATGCTGAAGGCATTGGAATTAGTTATCTTGTATTAAATGAGTATGGATTGCCCCATGATAAGCTATTTATAATGGCGATTTATGTTGATGATGAAATGATGGGTGTAGGAAAAGGAAAAAGTAAAAAAGAAGCTGAACAAGCAGCTGCAAAAGTAGCTATGGAGAAATTAGGTGTTTTAGATGAGTGA
- a CDS encoding ABC transporter permease, producing MFTFIEMEFLKLKRSKIFLLSLMGAILPPFLMFIAVTSFDEGQTFEALFTNVNMYMSAMFAVMIFAIIISYLFGREYNEHTLKTMLTIPVSRSKFLLSKYVMFLVWIVILTIVTSISTLIFGFIAGLDGFSLSLSAKCFAQLLYANVLLFLTFSPFVFISLFITNMVPAMVGGAALALVNLMVYGQNWAPFVPWVCPYLIASGEIAQYGVSITVSYAIILATFLIGLVISHSYFIKTDVTL from the coding sequence ATGTTTACTTTTATTGAAATGGAATTCTTAAAACTTAAAAGATCAAAAATATTTTTGTTGAGTTTAATGGGGGCTATTCTCCCTCCATTTTTAATGTTCATTGCCGTAACATCATTTGATGAAGGACAGACTTTTGAGGCATTGTTTACTAATGTGAATATGTATATGTCAGCAATGTTTGCAGTCATGATATTTGCAATAATCATCTCTTACCTTTTTGGCAGGGAATACAATGAACATACTCTAAAGACTATGCTGACAATACCTGTATCCAGATCAAAGTTTTTATTGAGCAAATACGTCATGTTTTTAGTCTGGATTGTGATTTTGACAATTGTTACAAGCATATCAACTCTAATATTTGGTTTTATTGCAGGCCTTGACGGATTTAGTTTAAGCCTATCTGCCAAATGTTTTGCACAGCTTCTTTATGCTAATGTACTGTTGTTTTTAACATTCTCACCATTTGTATTCATATCATTATTCATTACTAATATGGTTCCTGCAATGGTTGGCGGTGCCGCTTTAGCATTGGTGAATCTAATGGTTTACGGTCAAAACTGGGCACCGTTTGTTCCTTGGGTATGCCCATATTTAATTGCATCGGGTGAAATAGCACAATATGGTGTAAGCATTACTGTCTCTTATGCAATAATTTTAGCTACTTTCTTAATTGGGCTGGTTATTTCACATAGCTACTTCATTAAAACTGATGTTACATTGTAG
- a CDS encoding AzlC family ABC transporter permease: MGDFAISRKAKFFDGCKKGIPITFGYVPMGIGYAAIAMKAGFTPLQTISMSFLVYAGAGQIIAASMALSGATLMAIILTNFVVNLRYFVMSTCVLNKIEDSNTPLNILAAHVTVDESFAMFSLSEDSSIWIYLGIAITAWLSWCLGAAIGVFTLNLLPVIVTNSFNISLYALFVAILIPAIKENRQIALLVLITAVLNIILSQFLGNWSLIVSTLVGAGIGMYIVDDEYLLSGDD; this comes from the coding sequence ATGGGAGATTTTGCTATTTCTAGGAAGGCTAAGTTTTTTGATGGATGTAAAAAAGGTATTCCAATTACATTCGGTTATGTTCCGATGGGAATTGGTTATGCTGCAATAGCTATGAAAGCGGGTTTCACTCCTTTGCAGACTATTTCAATGTCTTTTTTAGTCTATGCTGGTGCAGGTCAAATCATAGCTGCATCGATGGCTCTTAGCGGTGCTACATTAATGGCAATTATATTGACTAATTTTGTCGTCAATTTGAGATATTTTGTAATGTCCACTTGTGTTTTGAATAAAATTGAAGATTCAAACACTCCATTAAATATATTGGCGGCACATGTAACTGTTGATGAATCGTTTGCAATGTTTTCTTTAAGTGAAGATTCCTCAATCTGGATATACCTTGGAATTGCCATAACTGCGTGGCTTTCATGGTGTTTGGGAGCTGCAATTGGAGTATTCACATTAAATTTATTGCCTGTAATTGTGACAAACAGTTTCAATATATCTTTATATGCATTGTTTGTTGCAATTTTGATTCCTGCCATAAAAGAAAACCGGCAAATTGCTCTTTTGGTTTTAATAACTGCTGTATTAAACATTATTTTAAGCCAATTTTTAGGAAATTGGTCCTTGATTGTGTCCACTCTTGTAGGAGCTGGAATTGGAATGTATATTGTTGATGATGAATATCTTCTTTCTGGAGATGATTAA
- the pdxT gene encoding pyridoxal 5'-phosphate synthase glutaminase subunit PdxT: protein MVKIGILNLQGAVSEHYDLTKKAIEKLGLDIDVETVRYSGDVKTCDGIIISGGESTVIGKLINERGIDKAIKDNDIPVFGTCAGMILLGKKTDFNQPLLGLMDINVKRNNYGRQKDSFEAEIDIFNEKFPGVFIRAPSLESYDKSKENIKVLSTFNGKIIAIQQEKNIAISFHPELTENTLIHEYFIKNIL, encoded by the coding sequence ATGGTTAAAATAGGAATTTTAAATTTACAGGGTGCAGTATCGGAGCACTATGACCTAACCAAAAAAGCTATTGAAAAATTAGGATTGGATATTGATGTTGAAACAGTAAGATACAGTGGTGATGTTAAAACATGTGATGGAATAATAATTTCGGGAGGTGAAAGTACAGTCATTGGCAAACTAATCAATGAAAGAGGTATTGACAAAGCAATTAAGGACAATGACATTCCGGTTTTTGGAACATGTGCTGGCATGATACTGTTAGGTAAAAAAACTGATTTCAACCAACCTTTACTTGGATTAATGGATATTAATGTTAAAAGAAATAATTATGGAAGACAAAAAGATTCATTTGAAGCTGAAATTGATATATTTAATGAGAAATTTCCAGGAGTTTTTATAAGAGCTCCTTCTCTTGAATCATATGATAAATCAAAAGAAAATATTAAAGTTTTATCCACATTCAATGGTAAAATAATAGCAATTCAACAGGAAAAGAATATTGCAATTTCATTTCACCCTGAATTAACAGAGAATACTTTAATACATGAATATTTCATTAAAAATATTTTATAA
- a CDS encoding asparagine synthetase B, translating to MCSIVGLQGNFKGNDIIKMLKASKNRGPDSSGVFLDEIHTDINLDDFSDDNDYSIAFGHNLLSIYDLDDRISKPQPTRNDNLVLVFNGEIYNFHTIRNLLKKVGVTAEITSDADALLYLIDSYNKGDLVSAIQLATRLVDGDYAFAVYDGENLALVRDPLGVKPLFYSRDGINFGFASSALSLKEVGFSDINTLKPEHILFNGEDISPAQHLWEKIQDGDVAKIDKMLKLSVVKRVEGLTEVGVIFSGGIDSSYLALLLKEISENVPLKIKLYAVGVEGSKDVEAAIYASKFLNLDLEICEVNENMIRDALPSVVKAIGDDNLMKVGVGLTTYFATKLVAKDGIKVAISGQGADELFGGYKRYLQNFVDGSLNWTLREDMSNMYHVNLERDDACSMLNSVELRLPFLDKKLVELVLNIPDNKKIVSMHDDMRKSILRKIAFEEGLDYEIAYRPKKAAQYGTGIDKILRKKIVRDTDISQYLN from the coding sequence ATGTGTTCAATAGTAGGTTTACAAGGAAATTTTAAAGGTAATGATATAATTAAAATGTTGAAAGCCTCAAAAAATAGGGGTCCTGATTCATCCGGTGTTTTTTTGGATGAAATTCACACTGACATTAATTTGGATGATTTTTCAGATGATAATGACTATTCAATAGCTTTTGGTCATAATTTACTTTCTATTTATGATTTGGATGACAGAATTTCAAAACCTCAGCCTACAAGAAATGACAATCTTGTTTTGGTTTTCAACGGTGAAATATACAATTTCCACACAATTCGAAATTTGCTTAAAAAGGTTGGCGTTACTGCTGAGATAACTTCTGATGCTGATGCACTGCTTTATTTGATTGATAGCTATAACAAAGGAGATTTGGTTAGTGCCATCCAACTTGCAACACGCCTAGTAGATGGGGACTATGCCTTTGCAGTATATGATGGTGAAAATTTGGCACTTGTTCGTGATCCTTTAGGAGTAAAACCACTATTTTATTCAAGAGATGGCATTAATTTTGGATTTGCATCATCAGCCCTTTCACTTAAGGAAGTAGGATTCAGTGATATTAACACATTGAAACCTGAACACATACTCTTTAATGGAGAAGATATATCTCCAGCACAGCATCTTTGGGAAAAGATTCAGGATGGGGATGTTGCTAAAATAGACAAAATGTTAAAGTTAAGTGTTGTTAAAAGAGTTGAAGGATTAACTGAGGTGGGCGTAATATTTTCCGGAGGCATTGACAGTTCATATTTGGCACTGCTTCTAAAAGAGATTTCTGAAAATGTTCCCCTTAAAATTAAACTCTATGCAGTTGGTGTTGAAGGTTCAAAAGATGTTGAAGCGGCAATTTACGCTTCAAAATTCCTGAATTTGGACTTGGAAATCTGTGAAGTAAATGAGAATATGATAAGGGACGCCCTGCCGAGTGTTGTAAAAGCCATTGGTGATGATAATCTGATGAAAGTTGGTGTTGGACTGACCACTTACTTTGCCACCAAATTAGTTGCCAAAGATGGCATAAAGGTAGCAATTTCCGGCCAGGGTGCCGATGAGCTATTTGGAGGATACAAAAGATATCTTCAAAACTTCGTTGATGGGAGCCTAAATTGGACATTGAGGGAAGACATGTCAAACATGTATCATGTAAATCTTGAGCGGGATGATGCATGCTCAATGCTTAATTCGGTTGAATTAAGATTGCCATTTTTAGATAAGAAACTGGTGGAACTGGTATTGAATATTCCTGATAATAAAAAAATAGTTTCAATGCATGATGATATGAGAAAAAGTATCCTGAGAAAAATAGCCTTTGAAGAGGGGCTTGACTACGAAATAGCTTACAGGCCTAAAAAAGCAGCCCAATATGGAACGGGCATTGATAAGATTTTAAGAAAGAAAATAGTTAGAGACACGGATATTTCACAATA
- a CDS encoding homoserine O-acetyltransferase has product MSEESVGFVETKYFNIEEPIELDSGKTLKEVTVAYETYGELNKEKSNAILICHALTGDAHAAGWHDGDRKPGWWEIVIGPGKALDTDKYFVICSNVLGGCKGTTGPSSINPDTGVEYGINFPVITISDMVNVQKKLIDSMGIEQLYAIIGGSMGGMQVLQWLVSYPQMMKKAVPMATAAMSSPQQIAFNAVGRQSIFADPDWNGGNYYDIGKIPRNGLSIARMIAHITYLSDESMYIKFGRDLQDKEEISYDFTTDFQVESYLKHQGESFVKRFDANSYLYITKAVDLFDLSVNNSLIDGFNDIEAKVEVISVDSDWLYPTEQSTEIVTALNANDVDVSFSEIKSNYGHDAFLLEKGQLNFILSKFLANNVVTDLMKEVIVTIKEDADVVDAAKLMLDKQVTHIPVVTDDYKLIGIVTSWDLSKSIATDSNRLKDIMTTTVKYCNADDSIETVAQMMNKYDISSLPVVDEDMKVLGIVTTDQISYLLG; this is encoded by the coding sequence ATGAGTGAAGAATCTGTTGGATTTGTAGAAACTAAATATTTCAATATTGAAGAACCAATTGAATTAGATAGTGGTAAAACTCTTAAAGAAGTTACTGTTGCTTATGAAACTTATGGGGAGCTTAATAAAGAAAAATCAAATGCCATTCTAATTTGTCATGCATTGACTGGTGATGCTCATGCTGCAGGTTGGCATGATGGTGATAGGAAGCCTGGATGGTGGGAAATTGTTATCGGTCCGGGCAAAGCTCTTGACACTGACAAGTATTTTGTAATCTGTTCCAATGTTTTAGGTGGCTGTAAAGGAACAACCGGCCCTAGTTCCATTAATCCTGATACTGGAGTTGAATACGGTATTAATTTTCCAGTAATAACAATAAGTGATATGGTTAATGTTCAAAAGAAGTTAATTGATTCAATGGGAATCGAGCAGTTATATGCAATTATTGGAGGATCAATGGGGGGAATGCAAGTTCTTCAATGGTTGGTATCATATCCTCAAATGATGAAAAAAGCGGTTCCAATGGCTACTGCTGCAATGTCTTCACCTCAGCAGATTGCATTCAATGCGGTCGGTCGCCAATCAATTTTCGCAGATCCTGATTGGAATGGTGGAAACTATTATGACATCGGTAAGATTCCAAGAAACGGTCTTTCAATAGCTCGTATGATTGCACACATTACCTATTTGAGTGATGAATCAATGTATATCAAATTCGGTCGTGACTTGCAGGATAAGGAAGAAATCAGCTATGACTTTACAACTGATTTTCAGGTTGAAAGCTACTTGAAGCATCAGGGCGAATCGTTTGTAAAAAGATTTGATGCAAATAGTTATCTTTACATTACAAAAGCGGTCGATTTATTCGATTTATCAGTTAATAACTCTTTGATTGATGGTTTTAATGATATTGAGGCTAAAGTTGAAGTCATTTCTGTTGATTCTGATTGGTTATATCCAACAGAGCAAAGTACTGAAATCGTAACAGCATTAAATGCTAATGATGTGGATGTGTCATTTTCCGAAATCAAATCCAATTATGGGCATGATGCATTTTTGCTTGAAAAAGGACAGCTGAATTTCATTCTGTCAAAATTCCTGGCAAACAATGTTGTAACTGATTTGATGAAAGAGGTAATCGTTACTATTAAAGAGGATGCTGATGTTGTTGATGCAGCTAAATTGATGTTGGACAAACAGGTAACTCATATTCCTGTTGTTACTGATGATTATAAATTAATTGGTATTGTAACCAGTTGGGACTTGTCCAAATCCATTGCCACTGATTCGAATAGGTTAAAGGATATTATGACAACTACTGTGAAATACTGTAATGCCGATGATTCAATAGAGACAGTTGCTCAAATGATGAATAAGTATGACATATCTTCCCTTCCGGTTGTTGATGAGGATATGAAAGTACTTGGAATTGTTACAACAGATCAAATTAGTTATTTACTTGGTTAA
- a CDS encoding type II toxin-antitoxin system antitoxin SocA domain-containing protein, whose amino-acid sequence MNFDEDTYIHLIKYILAKCYNKPNLGKTVLCNMMYFIDFNYYEIYGTLLTKETYIKSKKGIKPKHFREVTQNLIEKKQLFLRREPYYNRVIHRYYLTIIPQVKFGENELKIINLSINRLMNYNATSISKYARKDPPFNMASLGEKIDCQYVFSRNKHYSVKKIKPQNK is encoded by the coding sequence ATGAACTTCGATGAAGACACATACATCCACTTAATCAAATATATTTTAGCCAAATGTTACAACAAGCCGAATTTAGGAAAAACTGTATTGTGCAACATGATGTACTTTATTGATTTCAATTATTACGAAATATATGGAACTCTACTTACAAAAGAGACATATATAAAATCTAAAAAAGGAATAAAACCCAAACATTTCCGAGAAGTTACACAAAATTTAATTGAGAAAAAACAGCTATTCCTAAGAAGAGAACCTTACTACAACAGAGTGATTCACAGATACTACTTAACCATTATCCCTCAGGTTAAATTCGGCGAAAACGAACTTAAAATAATAAATTTAAGCATAAACCGATTAATGAACTACAATGCAACATCAATTTCAAAATATGCCCGAAAAGATCCGCCATTTAATATGGCCAGTTTAGGAGAAAAAATAGACTGCCAGTATGTTTTTTCAAGAAACAAACACTATTCTGTGAAAAAAATTAAACCTCAAAATAAATAA
- a CDS encoding ABC transporter ATP-binding protein, producing the protein MVDYVIETNNLSKIYYKNKVVNSVDMHVEKGKIYGLLGKNGAGKTTTMCMLLNLTYPSEGDIFLFGKNVNNHSNEIYSNIGSIIETPGFYENLTAFENLKIISKIRGDFNSNNINSVLQMVNLDNDKSKKFKDFSLGMKQRLGIAAAIMHSPELLILDEPINGLDPFGIKEIRTLLKRLSHEFGITILISSHILSEIENIADVIGFMDNGILIEEISKEELYTRLDKFVEFEVSNIDLAVDIFKKLELKENKDYAVKGDMLCLYTHLNLRDKFNALFVKAGIDVKKVNLREENLEDFFTRFVSNN; encoded by the coding sequence ATGGTAGACTATGTTATCGAAACAAATAACTTGTCAAAAATATATTACAAAAATAAGGTTGTAAATTCAGTGGATATGCATGTTGAAAAAGGTAAGATCTATGGGCTTTTGGGCAAAAATGGTGCTGGAAAGACTACAACAATGTGCATGCTTTTAAATCTCACATATCCAAGTGAAGGGGATATATTTCTATTTGGAAAGAATGTTAATAATCATTCAAATGAAATCTATTCAAATATAGGTTCCATTATAGAAACTCCAGGTTTTTACGAAAATCTGACAGCATTTGAGAACTTAAAAATCATTTCTAAAATAAGAGGGGATTTCAACTCCAATAACATTAATTCAGTTCTTCAAATGGTAAATTTGGATAATGACAAATCAAAAAAATTTAAGGATTTTTCATTAGGTATGAAGCAGCGTTTGGGAATAGCTGCAGCTATTATGCACAGTCCGGAATTGCTGATTTTGGATGAACCAATAAATGGCCTTGATCCGTTTGGTATTAAAGAGATTAGAACACTTCTTAAGAGATTGTCTCATGAATTCGGAATAACGATACTTATTTCATCACATATTCTAAGTGAAATAGAAAACATTGCGGACGTTATTGGATTTATGGATAACGGAATTTTGATTGAGGAAATTTCAAAGGAGGAATTATATACTCGATTGGACAAATTTGTAGAATTTGAAGTATCAAACATTGATTTGGCTGTTGATATATTTAAAAAATTGGAGCTTAAGGAAAATAAGGATTACGCCGTTAAAGGGGATATGCTTTGTCTGTACACTCATTTAAACTTGAGAGATAAATTCAATGCATTATTCGTTAAAGCTGGAATTGATGTTAAAAAGGTAAATCTTCGTGAAGAAAATCTGGAGGATTTTTTCACACGATTTGTTTCAAATAATTGA
- a CDS encoding LSm family protein, producing the protein MSGQNVQRPLDALGKSVDAPVLIKLKGDREFRGTLKSFDLHMNLVLNDAEELQDGEITRRLGVVLIRGDNIVYISP; encoded by the coding sequence ATGAGCGGACAAAATGTTCAAAGGCCACTTGATGCATTAGGAAAATCTGTAGATGCTCCAGTTTTAATTAAACTCAAAGGAGATCGTGAATTTAGAGGTACACTTAAGAGCTTTGATTTACACATGAACTTAGTTCTTAACGACGCAGAAGAGTTACAAGACGGAGAAATTACCAGAAGACTCGGTGTTGTACTCATAAGAGGAGACAATATTGTTTATATTTCACCATAA
- a CDS encoding helix-turn-helix transcriptional regulator, translating into MRTMIKYLRQELKMSQKELGDKVGVTRQTINALENGRYNPSLFLAYEITQVFNKIMFKGDREKYFIMEEIFIFDDDYY; encoded by the coding sequence ATGAGAACCATGATTAAATATTTAAGGCAAGAGCTCAAAATGAGCCAAAAAGAACTTGGGGACAAAGTTGGTGTAACCCGTCAAACCATTAATGCGCTGGAAAATGGTAGATATAATCCATCTTTATTTTTAGCTTATGAAATAACCCAAGTTTTCAATAAAATAATGTTCAAAGGTGATCGAGAGAAATATTTCATCATGGAAGAGATATTTATCTTCGATGATGACTATTATTAG
- a CDS encoding zinc ribbon domain-containing protein, translating to MVDNYENQKFCQSCAMPLTDELFATNADGSKNEDYCMYCFKDGEFTSDMSMEEMMNFCIEKMVEVHPEIDKDEASAMMREVFPKLKRWAND from the coding sequence ATGGTGGATAATTATGAAAACCAAAAGTTTTGCCAATCATGTGCGATGCCGTTAACCGATGAACTTTTCGCAACCAATGCGGACGGTTCAAAAAATGAAGATTACTGCATGTACTGTTTTAAGGATGGGGAATTCACTTCAGACATGTCCATGGAAGAAATGATGAATTTCTGCATTGAAAAAATGGTTGAGGTCCATCCTGAAATTGATAAGGATGAAGCAAGTGCAATGATGAGAGAAGTATTTCCCAAACTAAAAAGATGGGCGAATGATTAA
- a CDS encoding AzlD domain-containing protein: MDYISLAILGCAVVTFIPRLIPALFVDKLNFSPKFEKFLNLIPYTALAALICPGVLTVDTQLWYIGLIGAVVAAGLAWKKVPMGAIVILTVVVLITVYSIVPFF; encoded by the coding sequence ATGGATTATATAAGTTTGGCAATACTTGGTTGTGCTGTTGTGACATTCATTCCGAGATTGATTCCTGCCCTGTTTGTGGATAAGTTAAATTTCAGTCCAAAATTTGAAAAATTCTTGAATTTAATTCCTTATACTGCTTTGGCTGCACTGATATGTCCGGGAGTTTTAACTGTTGACACTCAGTTGTGGTATATTGGTTTGATTGGCGCTGTTGTTGCAGCGGGACTTGCATGGAAAAAGGTTCCGATGGGTGCTATTGTAATTTTGACTGTGGTTGTCTTGATAACGGTTTATTCTATTGTTCCGTTTTTTTAA